From the genome of Trachemys scripta elegans isolate TJP31775 chromosome 2, CAS_Tse_1.0, whole genome shotgun sequence:
AGTAAAAAACTACACAGATTATTACCAATCCCCGGAGCCAGACTGTCCATATATGACTAAAAAAATGCAACTGAAATGGTGCTGGCcccctgcacaggggtgaatgtcTATACCCTTGTTGAATGTGATGGGTTTAAGTGAACTATCTACTTAATCCTTCTAAATCAGGGCTGAGTCATATTAGTAGCAGTGCATAGAGAAGCTTACAATGCAGCTGGCTATTTCatccctgttctgtggataaacagaaagATTTAATTTGCAGAGCCAAGCACTAGATGTTCCCCATGTTAAATTAAccttgcaaataaataaatattgatatatGAAAATTTAGTTAGATCCATCtgtctctaataataataatttacatgtagcttgtttttctctgttttaaGGTAAAATCAGGGAACTCTTTGTTCCTGGTATTATTGACCCAACCGCTGTGCTGGTGCTAGTGAATGCAATCTACTTCAAAGCAACCTGGGAATACAAGTTTGAAGAAAAACACACAATGCTAAGAGACTTTAGGATAAACCAGGTACTATAGCAGAATTCTATATTTTTAGCTTTGTTTTATCTTAGACACCTTCAACAAAGTCACTCTGGGGCATAACTTAGGTATGCCTATAGACATGGGCATCCTATCAACCTTACAAGCAAAATGTGGGTATATATTAAGCATAACTTGACTCTTCTACTGTCTGAAAGATGTCAGGGCTGTTTTTCAGTAGAGGCCAGTGATCTCAAAATGAATGAAGAAAACAAGAGCAAAACTGTAGCAAGATTAGATGCTTAGTACGCTACATACTTGGAACATGGTATAAACACCAGGATACAGATTTCTTATTTTTAACTACAACAGCACTTCCCTTAAGCCATGATCCTGGAAAGACTTACATGTGTAAGTAATTTCAGCATAGGTCTGTTGACTCATGTGTCTAAAGTTGAGCACATGCAGAAAATTTGAGCTTCAACTTCAGCATCTTAAGCCCAGTCCTGCAGGTGCTAGTAATACCAGATAAGTGTCAGAAAACTAGGGAAGGAAGGTCGGGTTTAGACATGAATTTGTTTATGGTACTAGTGATGTCCCACACATCTGTCAGACAAACGAGAAAGTCTGAAGTTCAGATTTCTCACAATCTTAAGGCAATTGTGTCAGATTTTATTAAGTGTTCGTTATACTTTAACAAAAAGCATAAGTTTGgggaatttaaaaatgaaattgcaaCAAAATGTCTATTATACTTCACATTCAAAGGCAAacagcaaaggaaaaacaaaaacaaaaaaacaggtttgtgtttgcttttttttatcatgtccaaaaaaatgtcattttttttctttgtttgccaTAGGATTTCAGGGAATGTCAAAGCTGGCTTTCCCTGTTTAGCTGAGGTCTTAGAGGCCTAAGGTGCCAGTTCAAAAGAGGTGGGACATGTTGaatctttacaaaaatatttttccagcatTTGAGTCCAACTGATGTTATCAGAAATAAACAGTCATTTCTCTCACTTAATCCAATTTTGCTTGCTTGCTATCTATTGTGCCAGCATCTTACCAGTTCTCATCCATGAGTtctttcaggaaaaacaaaatagataAGACGAGACCTGAATTTCTACAGTAATAAAACATGCAGATTTTTGTTGAGAGTCCCGTTCTTcactcattaaaaacaaaaaaggtcaGCAACCTATATTCCCACCCTCCCCTTTGCAGGGTTAGGAGACTAGCAAGATGGTGTTGCTACAATATCTAATGGGTTCATTTATACCTGAAGCTTTTACTATTTTCTTGAGAATATGGAAAAAAAGAGTCTGTTCTATAGCTGCGAACAGTCAGTGTGTTTGTGAGCACCATATCACATACAAATCTCAGCTACACCTTTTTACTTAAATACAGCATAGCAGGGAGGGGAATTTTATTGAACAGTAAAAGAGGGTGTGACCTTAAAAATTCCTCTCTGAGCAAATTGGTTACACCTAAAATAAGACTTGAGCAACAACCTAAACAAAGATATAAAAAAGGATGAGACGCCCATTAAAGATGGTAACTTCTAGAAGATAAATGATATGAATGAATGACTGCCTGAAAACCTAGATATGATTGTATTCCGGACATGGGTGTCGGTTGCTGAACTGCTACATCATACAGATGTCCACAGAGATGGGGAGAAATTGTGAAAGTGAATTCCCAACAAATGTTGGGAAACAAAAGTCAGCAAGGTATTGAAATCCCATTTGTTAAAATAAGCAACTCTATTTGCATAAGCAGTGCACTTCAGAGGGGGTTAGCAGTTAAGGCCATATCTTCTTCACACAGGGGGAAGaggaataataaataattgttATTAAGCTCTGTCTTTGTACAGGGCAAGGTACAAACAAATGGGGGGGCTTCCTGAGTTGAAGTGCTCATGATTCTAGGAGAAACTATGGTTTGGTTGCACGGTTCATAAAAACAGGGAGGCTACACTTGTATGGCTTGTCAGACATCAGCATTTTTTTCCAACCCAAGTTGTCCCAGATCTCTTCCTATGTGGACCCTATGAAGAAGCTGTGTTGCAGGCAGAATGGGGACGGGGGAAGTCTCCCTTCCAAAAAGCTTCTATTCTACGGCTTTCAGCAACACTGCAATTCTCCTTTACCTAACAGTGCCATAGAGATGTTATTTAAATGACTGGTTAGCAATGATTTTCACCTCTCCTGTGTTGTTTTATTCATGCCAAGTAGTTCCAATGACATAAAATGTTTGAAAGATAACAGGAAGGTGAACTGAACCAGTTGGGGTGTATGTATTTTCCTTGATCTTGCCACTTGAGTACTGATCACATGTATGCTGgttttataccagcataactccagtagacctgattctcctcccacttaCATCAGTTTTAACTGACTTCaacaattacaccagtgtaagaaaGAACAGAATCAGGCTCACTGACCTCAATAGAGTGTCTGTTGATTAACACCAATAAGAGAAGGATTGTGTTCATAATCCCTACGTAAAAGCACCCCAGTGATTTTGAAGCTTATGTTCTGTTGTGATTATCATGCCTGAAATTTACCCCAATTGTAAGCTCAATTGTAAAGAATATaagaaagttcataagatgtcacaatactTTATAACTTTTTGCCTGCTAGGAAATTAACCATGGGAAATAGGTCAAATTGTTTTCGACAATGAATGTTACGAACACAtgcaagagaaccagacagagaaactggattagtccaaacaaaaaggcctgctGATATGGTTCAAAGACTGttgaaatcatgcttggtaaaaagTAGATGACATGGAGCCAGAAGTTAATGAAGCAGAATTGGCATGGTGGATATTAGGCTAATTGCTGGACAAAAAATGAGGGGATAAACTATGCTGCCCACTTTTCCCTGTTTTGTGGTTCTTAAAAGGagactttttggaaaaaaaaatatcatctCCCTTCCTACCTTGTCTCATCTCATCTCCCTTGACACAAAGAAAGAAGGAACAGACCAGCTTGAAAGATTTTCATCCCAAGAGGAAGACCAGTAGACCCTGATCTTGTTCTGGGAACTTTGTTTTTTGCTTGTGTCCAATGACCTCGAGTCCTCAGCCCATCGGTAGGGATACTTAGTTGCCAGCATCAAAGAGGCACATAAGATCCTCTTCTGCCTCTTTTCCTTGTGTGTTATTTTCTGCCTtgcttccttcctttctctcacgCTCTCGGCTTTTCATCAAATTCTGAAATCTTCAGGTGCTGATGCAGTGCATTTGATGACATGACCACAATCCTGCCCTGTTGAAAAGGCCCAATCAGACAATGTCCCTGACTGGAATGTGACTAGAGTCCAAGCAACAGGTGTCATGCTCAACTTGCCAGCCAAAGCATCTATTTGTAACTGAACAGCCATCCAATGCtccaaaaacatcaacaaaagctATATTTCCTCCcacaggcgccgactccatgggtgctccggggctggaacacccacggAAACAAAATAGTgggtgctgatcagctgtttggtggcaggcaggagatgctgtggtggggggaggaggtggagctggggtgggaagaggtggaccaagggtgagggcttgggggaagggacagagtgggatggagccttgggggagagcaagggtggagcacccacccggAAAGAAGAAAATAAGAGCCTGTTTTCCCTACCATTTCCATCCTGTTTCTTCTCCACCTTgtgtgtttgttaaaaaaaaaaaaaaaaaaaaagagaagtgaaAAACCTTCACACATCGGGACTGAGAGTAAAAGTAaccctttctttttcttcagaGAATGGTTGCTGAAACATGGGAGACTGATATTTCGCctcctgcaaaacaaaacaaactttaatAGGTTTTAATTAAATGTGTTTCGCATAATCACTCAATTCCAGTTTCACTATAAATGCTTGTTTTAATGTCGCATTCCTTCTTGTGTTTAATCAATAAACTTTCAACTTTAGAATGAATGTCTTTGGGTGATTGTTGAGGAACAGAGTAAATCCAAGGCATCTGCAGAAAATGACGTATCACTGTTGGACAGTTAATAAACATTTCTCACTTTCAGTCCTTGATATCAGTTCAAGCCAATGATatataggctcctaagtgccttaATAAtgcttgaaaatgggacttaggagcttaagtcaCCTACCAGCTTTTGAACAGTTTACCCTAAGTTAACATTGCCAGATCAATTGTCTATGATCTATGTTAGGTCCAACTTCTTCTCTCCATTACACCActttaaatctggagtaattccacttgtaattgacttcagtggaattacatcaatgcactgaaagcagaatttggcctttgtaCTGGAACTCAGCTGCTTGATTTTTTGTGAGTTGACTCTCACACCAGATGagtactgacttcagtagaggcGATCCTAATTTACAGCAGTGTTTGAAATCCACATCAGGCCCCAGATCTTTAGGTGTGAAAGTCCCTGGTATTAATCTACTACATTCCCTCGTTTTGTTCAGTTTTCAGCACCTTGTTTTTCAAATGATAATCCCATTTTAAACACTAGCTTGAGCAATACTCTGATATGCCTTGATTTATAGTTTCTCATTTCCTAATATAAATGACTTATAAAATATTTATCCTATTTGCAATCAGTGTTCCTGTGAACACTTCACATTGTCTTTTGTTCAAATGCAGGAGGGCACTGTCAGTTGTATTTAtgtatcattttcttttaaatagaatGAGAGCAAATCTGTGCAGATGATGTATCAGAAAGACAGATTTAAAATTGCCCACATACAGGAGATGAATGCTCAGATTCTTATGATCCCATATGCTGGAAAATCACTGAATATGATCATACTGCTACCCGATGACACCACTGGTCTGGAACAGGTAAAGACATTATACCACTGAATATCTGGGAAGTAGCCCAAACTTTGGCTCTCCTTTTTATCTGAATTAAACTTGGATAAAGATCTGAAATTTTCAGAACTTCTCAGTTCCTTTGTCATTTATCTTGGTCTCTCTTTTGGACCCTATAGGTTGAAAGGGCAATGACTTATGAGAAATTAACACGCTGGACTTCCTTGGAAAGTATGAGAGATAGGGAAGTGGAGGTGTATTTGCCCCGGTTCAAACTTGAAGACACCTTTGAGCTCGACATACCTTTACAAGAGATGGGGATGATTGATGTCTTTAAGGAATCAAAAGCTGATCTCTCTGGAATGGCTCCCTCACGGAAGCTGTTTCTGTCAAAGGTTGTCCACAAGGCCTATGTGGAAGTTAATGAGGaaggcactttggcagcagctgctACAGGAAGTGTTGCTGTTAACAGATCCCATCTATCTGGTGATCTGTTTATGGCTGAccatcctttccttttctttatccAGCACAATCCCACCAATACCATACTCTTCCTTGGAAAACTCTGCTCTCCTTGAAATCAAGGCAATTTTCTACCTCAGCAAGCACAACAGATTATATTATATTCTTCTACCCTGAAATACTGGGACAGGTTTATTTTCTTAGTGCTTTTATAATCCTTTGAAATAACAAGCTAGGAATTTTGGTGATAGCTTTCTAGACCCCTTCCATAGAGAGGAGAGAATTAGGGTCCATATCAGGGGCACAGGCCACTCCCACAAAGCAGAATCCCTTTCACTAACATAGGTCGGCAGTTCAGACTGAGCTCAAACTCAAGAAGTACTTGGCATAGCACCTTCATGCTTCTGATCAGGGcatttaggaagtgcggggcccaatttgaacattttagGCGGGGCCCCGACatggatgattaaaaaaaaaaaaccacgtaaaaaatGCCCTTTTATTTCTTCCANNNNNNNNNNNNNNNNNNNNNNNNNNNNNNNNNNNNNNNNNNNNNNNNNNNNNNNNNNNNNNNNNNNNNNNNNNNNNNNNNNNNNNNNNNNNNNNNNNNNNNNNNNNNNNNNNNNNNNNNNNNNNNNNNNNNNNNNNNNNNNNNNNNNNNNNNNNNNNNNNNNNNNNNNNNNNNNNNNNNNNNNNNNNNNNNNNNNNNNNNNNNNNNNNNNNNNNNNNNNNNNNNNNNNNNNNNNNNNNNNNNNNNNNNNNNNNNNNNNNNNNNNNNNNNNNNNNNNNNNNNNNNNNNNNNNNNNNNNNNNNNNNNNNNNNNNNNNNNNNNNNNNNNNNNNNNNNNNNNNNNNNNNNNNNNNNNNNNNNNNNNNNNNNNNNNNNNNNNNNNNNNNNNNNNNNNNNNNNNNNNNNNNNNNNNNNNNNNNNNNNNNNNNNNNNNNNNNNNNNNNNNNNNNNNNNNNNNNNNNNNNNNNNNNNNNNNNNNNNNNNNNNNNNNNNNNNNNNNNNNNNNNNNNNNNNNNNNNNNNNNNNNNNNNNNNNNNNNNNNNNNNNNNNNNNNNNNNNNNNNNNNNNNNNNNNNNNNNNNNNNNNNNNNNNNNNNNNNNNNNNNNNNNNNNNNNNNNNNNNNNNNNNNNNNNNNNNNNNNNNNNNNNNNNNNNNNNNNNNNNNNNNNNNNNNNNNNNNNNNNNNNNNNNNNNNNNNNNNNNNNNNNNNNNNNNNNNNNNNNNNNNNNNNNNNNNNNNNNNNNNNNNNNNNNNNNNNNNNNNNNNNNNNNNNNNNNNNNNNNNNNNNNNNNNNNNNNNNNNNNNNNNNNNNNNNNNNNNNNNNNNNNNNNNNNNNNNNNNNNNNNNNNNNNNNNNNNNNNNNNNNNNNNNNNNNNNNNNNNNNNNNNNNNNNNNNNNNNNNNNNNNNNNNNNNNNNNNNNNNNNNNNNNNNNNNNNNNNNNNNNNNNNNNNNNNNNNNNNNNNNNNNNNNNNNNNNNNNNNNNNNNNNNNNNNNNNNNNNNNNNNNNNNNNNNNNNNNNNNNNNNNNNNNNNNNNNNNNNNNNNNNNNNNNNNNNNNNNNNNNNNNNNNNNNNNNNNNNNNNNNNNNNNNNNNNNNNNNNNNNNNNNNNNNNNNNNNNNNNNNNNNNNNNNNNNNNNNNNNNNNNNNNNNNNNNNNNNNNNNNNNNNNNNNNNNNNNNNNNNNNNNNNNNNNNNNNNNNNNNNNNNNNNNNNNNNNNNNNNNNNNNNNNNNNNNNNNNNNNNNNNNNNNNNNNNNNNNNNNNNNNNNNNNNNNNNNNNNNNNNNNNNNNNNNNNNNNNNNNNNNNNNNNNNNNNNNNNNNNNNNNNNNNNNNNNNNNNNNNNNNNNNNNNNNNNNNNNNNNNNNNNNNNNNNNNNNNNNNNNNNNNNNNNNNNNNNNNNNNNNNNNNNNNNNNNNNNNNNNNNNNNNNNNNNNNNNNNNNNNNNNNNNNNNNNNNNNNNNNNNNNNNNNNNNNNNNNNNNNNNNNNNNNNNNNNNNNNNNNNNNNNNNNNNNNNNNNNNNNNNNNNNNNNNNNNNNNNNNNNNNNNNNNNNNNNNNNNNNNNNNNNNNNNNNNNNNNNNNNNNNNNNNNNNNNNNNNNNNNNNNNNNNNNNNNNNNNNNNNNNNNNNNNNNNNNNNNNNNNNNNNNNNNNNNNNNNNNNNNNNNNNNNNNNNNNNNNNNNNNNNNNNNNNNNNNNNNNNNNNNNNNNNNNNNNNNNNNNNNNNNNNNNNNNNNNNNNNNNNNNNNNNNNNNNNNNNNNNNNNNNNNNNNNNNNNNNNNNNNNNNNNNNNNNNNNNNNNNNNNNNNNNNNNNNNNNNNNNNNNNNNNNNNNNNNNNNNNNNNNNNNNNNNNNNNNNNNNNNNNNNNNNNNNNNNNNNNNNNNNNNNNNNNNNNNNNNNNNNNNNNNNNNNNNNNNNNNNNNNNNNNNNNNNNNNNNNNNNNNNNNNNNNNNNNNNNNNNNNNNNNNNNNNNNNNNNNNNNNNNNNNNNNNNNNNNNNNNNNNNNNNNNNNNNNNNNNNNNNNNNNNNNNNNNNNNNNNNNNNNNNNNNNNNNNNNNNNNNNNNNNNNNNNNNNNNNNNNNNNNNNNNNNNNNNNNNNNNNNNNNNNNNNNNNNNNNNNNNNNNNNNNNNNNNNNNNNNNNNNNNNNNNNNNNNNNNNNNNNNNNNNNNNNNNNNNNNNNNNNNNNNNNNNNNNNNNNNNNNNNNNNNNNNNNNNNNNNNNNNNNNNNNNNNNNNNNNNNNNNNNNNNNNNNNNNNNNNNNNNNNNNNNNNNNNNNNNNNNNNNNNNNNNNNNNNNNNNNNNNNNNNNNNNNNNNNNNNNNNNNNNNNNNNNNNNNNNNNNNNNNNNNNNNNNNNNNNNNNNNNNNNNNNNNNNNNNNNNNNNNNNNNNNNNNNNNNNNNNNNNNNNNNNNNNNNNNNNNNNNNNNNNNNNNNNNNNNNNNNNNNNNNNNNNNNNNNNNNNNNNNNNNNNNNNNNNNNNNNNNNNNNNNNNNNNNNNNNNNNNNNNNNNNNNNNNNNNNNNNNNNNNNNNNNNNNNNNNNNNNNNNNNNNNNNNNNNNNNNNNNNNNNNNNNNNNNNNNNNNNNNNNNNNNNNNNNNNNNNNNNNNNNNNNNNNNNNNNNNNNNNNNNNNNNNNNNNNNNNNNNNNNNNNNNNNNNNNNNNNNNNNNNNNNNNNNNNNNNNNNNNNNNNNNNNNNNNNNNNNNNNNNNNNNNNNNNNNNNNNNNNNNNNNNNNNNNNNNNNNNNNNNNNNNNNNNNNNNNNNNNNNNNNNNNNNNNNNNNNNNNNNNNNNNNNNNNNNNNNNNNNNNNNNNNNNNNNNNNNNNNNNNNNNNNNNNNNNNNNNNNNNNNNNNNNNNNNNNNNNNNNNNNNNNNNNNNNNNNNNNNNNNNNNNNNNNNNNNNNNNNNNNNNNNNNNNNNNNNNNNNNNNNNNNNNNNNNNNNNNNNNNNNNNNNNNNNNNNNNNNNNNNNNNNNNNNNNNNNNNNNNNNNNNNNNNNNNNNNNNNNNNNNNNNNNNNNNNNNNNNNNNNNNNNNNNNNNNNNNNNNNNNNNNNNNNNNNNNNNNNNNNNNNNNNNNNNNNNNNNNNNNNNNNNNNNNNNNNNNNNNNNNNNNNNNNNNNNNNNNNNNNNNNNNNNNNNNNNNNNNNNNNNNNNNNNNNNNNNNNNNNNNNNNNNNNNNNNNNNNNNNNNNNNNNNNNNNNNNNNNNNNNNNNNNNNNNNNNNNNNNNNNNNNNNNNNNNNNNNNNNNNNNNNNNNNNNNNNNNNNNNNNNNNNNNNNNNNNNNNNNNNNNNNNNNNNNNNNNNNNNNNNNNNNNNNNNNNNNNNNNNNNNNNNNNNNNNNNNNNNNNNNNNNNNNNNNNNNNNNNNNNNNNNNNNNNNNNNNNNNNNNNNNNNNNNNNNNNNNNNNNNNNNNNNNNNNNNNNNNNNNNNNNNNNNNNNNNNNNNNNNNNNNNNNNNNNNNNNNNNNNNNNNNNNNNNNNNNNNNNNNNNNNNNNNNNNNNNNNNNNNNNNNNNNNNNNNNNNNNNNNNNNNNNNNNNNNNNNNNNNNNNNNNNNNNNNNNNNNNNNNNNNNNNNNNNNNNNNNNNNNNNNNNNNNNNNNNNNNNNNNNNNNNNNNNNNNNNNNNNNNNNNNNNNNNNNNNNNNNNNNNNNNNNNNNNNNNNNNNNNNNNNNNNNNNNNNNNNNNNNNNNNNNNNNNNNNNNNNNNNNNNNNNNNNNNNNNNNNNNNNNNNNNNNNNNNNNNNNNNNNNNNNNNNNNNNNNNNNNNNNNNNNNNNNNNNNNNNNNNNNNNNNNNNNNNNNNNNNNNNNNNNNNNNNNNNNNNNNNNNNNNNNNNNNNNNNNNNNNNNNNNNNNNNNNNNNNNNNNNNNNNNNNNNNNNNNNNNNNNNNNNNNNNNNNNNNNNNNNNNNNNNNNNNNNNNNNNNNNNNNNNNNNNNNNNNNNNNNNNNNNNNNNNNNNNNNNNNNNNNNNNNNNNNNNNNNNNNNNNNNNNNNNNNNNNNNNNNNNNNNNNNNNNNNNNNNNNNNNNNNNNNNNNNNNNNNNNNNNNNNNNNNNNNNNNNNNNNNNNNNNNNNNNNNNNNNNNNNNNNNNNNNNNNNNNNNNNNNNNNNNNNNNNNNNNNNNNNNNNNNNNNNNNNNNNNNNNNNNNNNNNNNNNNNNNNNNNNNNNNNNNNNNNNNNNNNNNNNNNNNNNNNNNNNNNNNNNNNNNNNNNNNNNNNNNNNNNNNNNNNNNNNNNNNNNNNNNNNNNNNNNNNNNNNNNNNNNNNNNNNNNNNNNNNNNNNNNNNNNNNNNNNNNNNNNNNNNNNNNNNNNNNNNNNNNNNNNNNNNNNNNNNNNNNNNNNNNNNNNNNNNNNNNNNNNNNNNNNNNNNNNNNNNNNNNNNNNNNNNNNNNNNNNNNNNNNNNNNNNNNNNNNNNNNNNNNNNNNNNNNNNNNNNNNNNNNNNNNNNNNNNNNNNNNNNNNNNNNNNNNNNNNNNNNNNNNNNNNNNNNNNNNNNNNNNNNNNNNNNNNNNNNNNNNNNNNNNNNNNNNNNNNNNNNNNNNNNNNNNNNNNNNNNNNNNNNNNNNNNNNNNNNNNNNNNNNNNNNNNNNNNNNNNNNNNNNNNNNNNNNNNNNNNNNNNNNNNNNNNNNNNNNNNNNNNNNNNNNNNNNNNNNNNNNNNNNNNNNNNNNNNNNNNNNNNNNNNNNNNNNNNNNNNNNNNNNNNNNNNNNNNNNNNNNNNNNNNNNNNNNNNNNNNNNNNNNNNNNNNNNNNNNNNNNNNNNNNNNNNNNNNNNNNNNNNNNNNNNNNNNNNNNNNNNNNNNNNNNNNNNNNNNNNNNNNNNNNNNNNNNNNNNNNNNNNNNNNNNNNNNNNNNNNNNNNNNNNNNNNNNNNNNNNNNNNNNNNNNNNNNNNNNNNNNNNNNNNNNNNNNNNNNNNNNNNNNNNNNNNNNNNNNNNNNNNNNNNNNNNNNNNNNNNNNNNNNNNNNNNNNNNNNNNNNNNNNNNNNNNNNNNNNNNNNNNNNNNNNNNNNNNNNNNNNNNNNNNNNNNNNNNNNNNNNNNNNNNNNNNNNNNNNNNNNNNNNNNNNNNNNNNNNNNNNNNNNNNNNNNNNNNNNNNNNNNNNNNNNNNNNNNNNNNNNNNNNNNNNNNNNNNNNNNNNNNNNNNNNNNNNNNNNNNNNNNNNNNNNNNNNNNNNNNNNNNNNNNNNNNNNNNNNNNNNNNNNNNNNNNNNNNNNNNNNNNNNNNNNNNNNNNNNNNNNNNNNNNNNNNNNNNNNNNNNNNNNNNNNNNNNNNNNNNNNNNNNNNNNNNNNNNNNNNNNNNNNNNNNNNNNNNNNNNNNNNNNNNNNNNNNNNNNNNNNNNNNNNNNNNNNNNNNNNNNNNNNNNNNNNNNNNNNNNNNNNNNNNNNNNNNNNNNNNNNNNNNNNNNNNNNNNNNNNNNNNNNNNNNNNNNNNNNNNNNNNNNNNNNNNNNNNNNNNNNNNNNNNNNNNNNNNNNNNNNNNNNNNNNNNNNNNNNNNNNNNNNNNNNNNNNNNNNNNNNNNNNNNNNNNNNNNNNNNNNNNNNNNNNNNNNNNNNNNNNNNNNNNNNNNNNNNNNNNNNNNNNNNNNNNNNNNNNNNNNNNNNNNNNNNNNNNNNNNNNNNNNNNNNNNNNNNNNNNNNNNNNNNNNNNNNNNNNNNNNNNNNNNNNNNNNNNNNNNNNNNNNNNNNNNNNNNNNNNNNNNNNNNNNNNNNNNNNNNNNNNNNNNNNNNNNNNNNNNNNNNNNNNNNNNNNNNNNNNNNNNNNNNNNNNNNNNNNNNNNNNNNNNNNNNNNNNNNNNNNNNNNNNNNNNNNNNNNNNNNNNNNNNNNNNNNNNNNNNNNNNNNNNNNNNNNNNNNNNNNNNNNNNNNNNNNNNNNNNNNNNNNNNNNNNNNNNNNNNNNNNNNNNNNNNNNNNNNNNNNNNNNNNNNNNNNNNNNNNNNNNNNNNNNNNNNNNNNNNNNNNNNNNNNNNNNNNNNNNNNNNNNNNNNNNNNNNNNNNNNNNNNNNNNNNNNNNNNNNNNNNNNNNNNNNNNNNNNNNNNNNNNNNNNNNNNNNNNNNNNNNNNNNNNNNNNNNNNNNNNNNNNNNNNNNNNNNNNNNNNNNNNNNNNNNNNNNNNNNNNNNNNNNNNNNNNNNNNNNNNNNNNNNNNNNNNNNNNNNNNNNNNNNNNNNNNNNNNNNNNNNNNNNNNNNNNNNNNNNNNNNNNNNNNNNNNNNNNNNNNNNNNNNNNNNNNNNNNNNNNNNNNNNNNNNNNNNNNNNNNNNNNNNNNNNNNNNNNNNNNNNNNNNNNNNNNNNNNNNNNNNNNNNNNNNNNNNNNNNNNNNNNNNNNNNNNNNNNNNNNNNNNNNNNNNNNNNNNNNNNNNNNNNNNNNNNNNNNNNNNNNNNNNNNNNNNNNNNNNNNNNNNNNNNNNNNNNNNNNNNNNNNNNNNNNNNNNNNNNNNNNNNNNNNNNNNNNNNNNNNNNNNNNNNNNNNNNNNNNNNNNNN
Proteins encoded in this window:
- the LOC117873086 gene encoding leukocyte elastase inhibitor-like; this encodes MGSISQAINELGLDLYNELNKNAADKNIFFSPMSISTGLVMVLLGARGNTATQMQEVLHLNRAAGSANLGTRPVSESGTTEAEPEYLNEGQYHQLPQFPKPSPSRCDLVGGIHTEFQTLLSQLKNLNKSYVLSLANSLFAQKGYNFHQQYLECTKELYGAMLQTVDFKSATEAARQTINSWVESKTQGKIRELFVPGIIDPTAVLVLVNAIYFKATWEYKFEEKHTMLRDFRINQNESKSVQMMYQKDRFKIAHIQEMNAQILMIPYAGKSLNMIILLPDDTTGLEQVERAMTYEKLTRWTSLESMRDREVEVYLPRFKLEDTFELDIPLQEMGMIDVFKESKADLSGMAPSRKLFLSKVVHKAYVEVNEEGTLAAAATGSVAVNRSHLSGDLFMADHPFLFFIQHNPTNTILFLGKLCSP